From a single Papaver somniferum cultivar HN1 unplaced genomic scaffold, ASM357369v1 unplaced-scaffold_19, whole genome shotgun sequence genomic region:
- the LOC113339040 gene encoding uncharacterized protein LOC113339040 encodes MDMDLSEKHMIFQPLSAEQIAINEKKMNMTLDDIIKISRKTAGSDPRKPRPYKRKNVPAVLSSLRESKSSMKLNRRENFPTAGAPLGRNSTSVWSRLKVSNPSVRQGLPSQRYLNLQDNQYIVRAFATNVQPATTRTRPLSRNKMPNFRNSR; translated from the exons ATGGATATGGATTTATCTGAGAAACAT ATGATTTTTCAACCACTTTCAGCTGAACAAATTGCTATCAACGAGAAGAAAATGAACATGACTTTGGATGATATTATCAAGATCTCCAGAAAAACTGCTGGCTCTGACCCCAGAAAACCAAGGCCATACAAAAGGAAGAACGTTCCAGCCGTTTTATCGAGTTTGAGGGAATCTAAATCATCTATGAAACTGAACAGAAGGGAGAATTTTCCAACTGCTGGTGCTCCTTTAGGGAGGAATTCTACAAGTGTTTGGAGTCGTTTGAAGGTTTCTAATCCTTCTGTCAGACAGGGTTTGCCTTCTCAAAGATACCTAAACCTCCAAGACAACCAGTATATCGTAAGGGCGTTTGCCACTAATGTGCAACCAGCTACAACTCGTACCAGGCCTCTATCTCGCAACAAGATGCCTAATTTTAGAAACTCAAGGTAA